A single window of Desulfovibrio desulfuricans DNA harbors:
- a CDS encoding c-type cytochrome — MNNRTLLYALTLTCILLIFGAWTLAFFQYGAAVRQTPAPQALATLQAGPAAEPQFNPPKPQDAPEDMREAVMLGYNIINDTAQYAPEHVGNELACATCHLEGGTSKASITLVGVAATYPRFLASHGYSADLAQKVQDCFARNLNAAPPALDSRTMQAVLAYLHWISKDIPVYAKLPWALPAKLDSNHKPDAASGASVYADNCAACHGDAGDGSPPLWGNGAYTDGSTMHDINTFAVYTHRFMPPDAANLTPEQALDVAAYVDGQPRPHYAPAKPATATGAPKAPQGK; from the coding sequence ATGAACAACCGCACTCTGCTTTACGCCCTGACGCTCACCTGTATTCTGCTGATATTTGGCGCGTGGACGCTGGCCTTTTTCCAATACGGGGCTGCCGTGCGGCAAACCCCTGCGCCGCAGGCGCTGGCAACCTTGCAGGCAGGCCCGGCAGCCGAACCGCAGTTCAATCCGCCAAAGCCGCAGGACGCGCCGGAAGACATGCGCGAAGCCGTCATGCTCGGCTACAATATTATCAACGATACTGCGCAGTACGCCCCCGAGCACGTGGGCAACGAACTCGCTTGCGCCACCTGTCATCTCGAAGGCGGCACCAGCAAGGCGAGCATCACCCTTGTGGGCGTTGCGGCAACCTATCCGCGTTTTCTGGCCAGCCACGGCTACAGCGCCGATCTTGCCCAGAAAGTGCAGGATTGCTTTGCGCGCAACCTCAATGCCGCGCCCCCGGCCCTCGACAGCCGCACCATGCAGGCTGTGCTCGCCTATCTGCACTGGATTTCAAAAGATATTCCCGTCTATGCCAAGCTGCCGTGGGCCCTGCCCGCAAAGCTCGACAGCAACCACAAGCCCGATGCCGCCAGCGGAGCCAGCGTGTATGCAGACAACTGCGCCGCCTGCCACGGCGATGCGGGCGACGGTTCACCCCCGCTCTGGGGCAATGGCGCGTACACTGACGGCTCCACCATGCACGACATAAACACCTTTGCCGTGTACACCCATCGCTTCATGCCGCCGGACGCAGCCAACCTCACGCCGGAACAGGCCCTTGACGTGGCGGCCTATGTGGACGGCCAGCCCCGCCCCCATTACGCGCCCGCAAAGCCCGCAACGGCAACTGGCGCGCCCAAAGCGCCGCAGGGGAAGTAG